From Dermochelys coriacea isolate rDerCor1 chromosome 23, rDerCor1.pri.v4, whole genome shotgun sequence, one genomic window encodes:
- the CHP2 gene encoding calcineurin B homologous protein 2 isoform X2 — protein sequence MGSQSSHPSAIPELEEIMQETGFSQASVVRLYDRFQALDKEQKGYLSKYDLQGIGELAVNPLGDRIINAFFKEGEELTDFRFFIRVLARFRPMEEGKSKETSCPEPMNSRQSKLQFAFQLYDQDSDGKISRDEMLQVLRLMVGIQVTEEQLVCIAERTIQEADQDGDGAISFEEFAKSVEKLNVEQQMSLRLLK from the exons ATGGGCTCCCAGAGCTCCCACCCGTCCGCTATCCCTGAGCTGGAGGAGATCATGCAGGAAACCGGCT TTTCGCAGGCCAGTGTCGTCCGCCTCTATGACCGGTTTCAGGCCCTGGACAAGGAGCAGAAGGGCTACCTGAG CAAATACGACCTGCAGGGGATCGGGGAGCTGGCGGTGAACCCCCTCGGGGACCGGATCATCAACGCCTTCTTCAAAGAGGG GGAAGAGCTCACCGATTTCCGATTCTTCATCCGGGTCCTGGCCCGTTTCCGGCCCATGGAAGAAGGAAAGTCCAAGGAGACCAGTTGCCCAGAGCCCATGAACAGCCGACAAAGCAAGCTGCAGT TTGCTTTTCAGCTCTACGACCAGGACAGCGACGGGAAGATCTCCCGGGATGAGATGCTGCAG GTGCTGCGGCTGATGGTCGGCATCCAGGTGACGGAGGAGCAGCTGGTGTGCATCGCTGAGCGCACCATCCAGGAGGCCGATCAAGACGGTGACGGCGCCATCTCCTTCGAGGAGTTTGCCAAG TCAGTGGAGAAGCTGAACGTCGAGCAGCAAATGAGCCTCCGGCTGCTGAAGTGA
- the CHP2 gene encoding calcineurin B homologous protein 2 isoform X1: MGSQSSHPSAIPELEEIMQETGFSQASVVRLYDRFQALDKEQKGYLSKYDLQGIGELAVNPLGDRIINAFFKEGEELTDFRFFIRVLARFRPMEEGKSKETSCPEPMNSRQSKLQFAFQLYDQDSDGKISRDEMLQVMSVRERAKAWGVCKERGEGAWGEHVHEAGERVCKVAVRGWHCPRLHPRAPRDAPLLQWQPQGWVGQGAGPSLSPPLQVLRLMVGIQVTEEQLVCIAERTIQEADQDGDGAISFEEFAKSVEKLNVEQQMSLRLLK, from the exons ATGGGCTCCCAGAGCTCCCACCCGTCCGCTATCCCTGAGCTGGAGGAGATCATGCAGGAAACCGGCT TTTCGCAGGCCAGTGTCGTCCGCCTCTATGACCGGTTTCAGGCCCTGGACAAGGAGCAGAAGGGCTACCTGAG CAAATACGACCTGCAGGGGATCGGGGAGCTGGCGGTGAACCCCCTCGGGGACCGGATCATCAACGCCTTCTTCAAAGAGGG GGAAGAGCTCACCGATTTCCGATTCTTCATCCGGGTCCTGGCCCGTTTCCGGCCCATGGAAGAAGGAAAGTCCAAGGAGACCAGTTGCCCAGAGCCCATGAACAGCCGACAAAGCAAGCTGCAGT TTGCTTTTCAGCTCTACGACCAGGACAGCGACGGGAAGATCTCCCGGGATGAGATGCTGCAGGTAATGAGCGTGCGTGAACGTGCAAAGGCCTGGGGAGTGTGCAAAGAGcgaggggagggggcttggggtgagCATGTGCACGAGGCTGGAGAGCGAGTGTGCAAGGTGGCTGTGCGAGGCTGGCACTGCCCCCGCCTCCACCCGAGGGCCCCCAGAGATGCACCCCTCCTGCAGTGGCAGCCCCAGGGGTGGGTGGGGCAAGGGGCGGGGCCATCACTGTCTCCTCCCCTCCAGGTGCTGCGGCTGATGGTCGGCATCCAGGTGACGGAGGAGCAGCTGGTGTGCATCGCTGAGCGCACCATCCAGGAGGCCGATCAAGACGGTGACGGCGCCATCTCCTTCGAGGAGTTTGCCAAG TCAGTGGAGAAGCTGAACGTCGAGCAGCAAATGAGCCTCCGGCTGCTGAAGTGA
- the LOC119847472 gene encoding ras-related protein Rab-1A-like → MSTINPEYDYLFKLLLIGDSGVGKSCLLLRFADDNYTDSYISTIGVDFKIRTIDLEGKTIKLQIWDTAGQERFRTITSSYYRGAHGIIIVYDVTDQDSFSNMHLWLEEIGRYASENVNKLIVGNKNDLTCKKVVDYTTAKEYADALDVPFLETSAKTATNVEQAFVTMAAEIKNRVGSGLPHSDSRQPNPRIQSAPLRQGQAGEGGDGGAGCC, encoded by the exons ATGTCGACCATCAATCCAGAATA CGACTACTTGTTCAAACTCCTCCTGATCGGGGACTCTGGAGTCGGCAAATCTTGTCTCCTGCTGCGCTTCGCG gaTGACAATTACACGGACAGCTACATCAGTACCATTGGGGTGGACTTCAAGATCCGGACCATTGATCTGGAGGGGAAAACTATCAAACTCCAGATA TGGGACACAGCCGGCCAGGAGCGCTTCCGGACGATCACGTCCAGTTACTACAGAGGTGCCCACGGTATCATCATTGTGTATGATGTAACGGACCAG GACTCGTTCAGCAACATGCACCTGTGGCTGGAGGAGATCGGCCGCTATGCCAGCGAGAACGTCAACAAGCTGATCGTGGGCAACAAGAACGACCTGACCTGCAAGAAGGTGGTGGATTACACCACGGCCAAG GAATACGCAGACGCCCTGGACGTGCCGTTTCTGGAGACCAGCGCCAAGACCGCCACCAACGTGGAGCAGGCCTTCGTCACCATGGCAGCCGAGATCAAGAACCGGGTGGGCAGCGGCCTCCCCCACAGCGACAGCCGCCAGCCCAACCCCCGCATCCAGAGCGCCCCCCTGCGGCAGGGCCAGGCGGGCGAGGGCGGCGACGGAGGTGCGGGCTGCTGTTAG
- the LOC119847331 gene encoding ribonuclease T2-like isoform X3: protein MVRGAVLVFLWLAGAEMLREEQVERIGFCSWKCMKFVQMWPGSFCVDLPQQLAQHWPTFLNTSSFKFWREEWQKHGTCAGCMEALSSPSKYFGAALSLRTTYNVDGAFQRAGILPSCNHSYQLHTLQEALVPVLGKEHELQCVTDRQARQVLVQLKVSLFSNFSAGCLEEGAWDFSPYRPCENQRRIFYFPPNQKNPRDPCP from the exons ATGGTGCGTGGGGCTGTGCTAGTGTTCCTGTGGCTGGCCGGAGCGGAGATGCTCCGGGAGGAGCAGGTGGAGCGAATCGG GTTTTGCAGCTGGAAGTGCATGAAGTTTGTCCAGATGTGGCCGGGATCATTCTGCGTG GATCTGCCCCAGCAGCTGGCCCAGCACTGGCCCACCTTCCTCAACACCAGCAGCTTCAAATTCTG gagGGAAGAGTGGCAGAAGCACGGGACCTGCGCTGGGTGCATGGAGGCCTTGAGCTCCCCCAGCAAGTACTTCGGGGCGGCCCTCAGCCTGCGCACCACGTACAACGTCGACGG AGCATTCCAGAGAGCCGGGATCCTCCCGTCCTGCAATCACAGCTACCAG CTCCACACCCTCCAGGAGGCTTTGGTGCCCGTCCTGGGGAAGGAGCATGAGCTGCAGTGTGTGACTGACCGTCAG GCCCGCCAGGTCCTGGTGCAGCTCAAGGTCTCACTCTTCAGCAACTTCTCTGCTGGGTGTCTGGAGGAGGGAGCCTGGGATTTCTCCCCCTACCGGCCCTGCGAAAACCAAAGACGCATCTTCTACTTCCCTCCGAACCAGAAGAACCCAcgggacccctgcccctga
- the LOC119847331 gene encoding ribonuclease Oy-like isoform X1: protein MVRGAVLVFLWLAGAEMLREEQVERIGFCSWKCMKFVQMWPGSFCVALGPRFDCVIPESAGSWTIHGLWPSKVMNCCSCWQLFPSDLMDLPQQLAQHWPTFLNTSSFKFWREEWQKHGTCAGCMEALSSPSKYFGAALSLRTTYNVDGAFQRAGILPSCNHSYQLHTLQEALVPVLGKEHELQCVTDRQARQVLVQLKVSLFSNFSAGCLEEGAWDFSPYRPCENQRRIFYFPPNQKNPRDPCP from the exons ATGGTGCGTGGGGCTGTGCTAGTGTTCCTGTGGCTGGCCGGAGCGGAGATGCTCCGGGAGGAGCAGGTGGAGCGAATCGG GTTTTGCAGCTGGAAGTGCATGAAGTTTGTCCAGATGTGGCCGGGATCATTCTGCGTG GCTCTAGGGCCGAGGTTCGACTGTGTCATCCCGGAGTCTGCCGGCAGCTGGACCATCCACGGGCTCTG GCCCAGCAAGGTCAtgaactgctgcagctgctggcagctCTTCCCCTCTGACCTGATG GATCTGCCCCAGCAGCTGGCCCAGCACTGGCCCACCTTCCTCAACACCAGCAGCTTCAAATTCTG gagGGAAGAGTGGCAGAAGCACGGGACCTGCGCTGGGTGCATGGAGGCCTTGAGCTCCCCCAGCAAGTACTTCGGGGCGGCCCTCAGCCTGCGCACCACGTACAACGTCGACGG AGCATTCCAGAGAGCCGGGATCCTCCCGTCCTGCAATCACAGCTACCAG CTCCACACCCTCCAGGAGGCTTTGGTGCCCGTCCTGGGGAAGGAGCATGAGCTGCAGTGTGTGACTGACCGTCAG GCCCGCCAGGTCCTGGTGCAGCTCAAGGTCTCACTCTTCAGCAACTTCTCTGCTGGGTGTCTGGAGGAGGGAGCCTGGGATTTCTCCCCCTACCGGCCCTGCGAAAACCAAAGACGCATCTTCTACTTCCCTCCGAACCAGAAGAACCCAcgggacccctgcccctga
- the LOC119847331 gene encoding ribonuclease Oy-like isoform X2 — translation MVRGAVLVFLWLAGAEMLREEQVERIGFCSWKCMKFVQMWPGSFCVALGPRFDCVIPESAGSWTIHGLWPSKVMNCCSCWQLFPSDLMDLPQQLAQHWPTFLNTSSFKFWREEWQKHGTCAGCMEALSSPSKYFGAALSLRTTYNVDGAFQRAGILPSCNHSYQLHTLQEALVPVLGKEHELQCVTDRQVGAFLVLSRGLWATAEG, via the exons ATGGTGCGTGGGGCTGTGCTAGTGTTCCTGTGGCTGGCCGGAGCGGAGATGCTCCGGGAGGAGCAGGTGGAGCGAATCGG GTTTTGCAGCTGGAAGTGCATGAAGTTTGTCCAGATGTGGCCGGGATCATTCTGCGTG GCTCTAGGGCCGAGGTTCGACTGTGTCATCCCGGAGTCTGCCGGCAGCTGGACCATCCACGGGCTCTG GCCCAGCAAGGTCAtgaactgctgcagctgctggcagctCTTCCCCTCTGACCTGATG GATCTGCCCCAGCAGCTGGCCCAGCACTGGCCCACCTTCCTCAACACCAGCAGCTTCAAATTCTG gagGGAAGAGTGGCAGAAGCACGGGACCTGCGCTGGGTGCATGGAGGCCTTGAGCTCCCCCAGCAAGTACTTCGGGGCGGCCCTCAGCCTGCGCACCACGTACAACGTCGACGG AGCATTCCAGAGAGCCGGGATCCTCCCGTCCTGCAATCACAGCTACCAG CTCCACACCCTCCAGGAGGCTTTGGTGCCCGTCCTGGGGAAGGAGCATGAGCTGCAGTGTGTGACTGACCGTCAGGTGGGTGCCTTTCTCGTGCTCTCCAGGGGCCTGTGGGCAACAGCTGAGGGGTAG